One window of Magallana gigas chromosome 2, xbMagGiga1.1, whole genome shotgun sequence genomic DNA carries:
- the LOC105322033 gene encoding uncharacterized protein, with product MKAVLTTLLVSLCVGASLAGGYGSGGGGGYGGYGGYGGYGGYGGGYSGYGGGYSGYGGSGGKGYGKGKGNGYSTVIYYPVAQDYPVPVPVDAFGGFGGGYGGGFGGGFGGYGGGFGGGFGGGFGGGLPYGGLGLALNSVQNQNQMGLFGGAGGQSTLGGAFGLALTASNPLLGGLITAGSGFPGLGLIGALG from the exons ATGAAGGCTGTTTTGACAACTCTGTTGGTATCGCTCTGCGTTGGCGCCAGTCTGGCCGGTGGATACGGCAGCGGAGGTGGAGGCGGATATGGTGGATACGGCGGATACGGGGGATACGGAGGATATGGTGGCGGATACAGCGGATATGGTGGCGGATACAGCGGATATGGTGGAAGCGGCGGAAAGGGATACGGAAAAG GTAAAGGTAACGGCTATTCCACCGTTATCTATTATCCCGTGGCCCAGGACTATCCCGTCCCTGTCCCTGTAGACGCTTTCGGCGGATTTGGAGGGGGATACGGAGGTGGATTCGGGGGCGGGTTCGGTGGATACGGGGGCGGATTCGGTGGTGGATTCGGAGGCGGTTTTGGGGGTGGACTTCCCTATGGTGGTCTTGGGCTTGCGTTAAACTCGGTCCAAAACCAAAACCAGATGGGACTCTTCGGTGGTGCCGGTGGTCAAAGCACTCTCGGTGGAG CCTTCGGACTAGCGCTCACTGCCAGTAACCCCCTTCTGGGGGGTCTCATTACCGCGGGGTCAGGATTCCCCGGCCTCGGTCTCATCGGAGCCCTCGGTTGA